TATGAGATCAATGCAGATCCGATGAGAATTACAAAggtataattataatgataccctacattattattacaacaaacacacagagcagacatgGGCAGCCCACGAGtcaatttccaaatatcaataaattgttaaaattgtgtTGGAAGCAAGCAGACCATTACCGTATTTAAATTAATAAGTGAAGTTGTGACAACTCTCCATTGCTGTGTCAGCTGCACACGGAGGGCTCAGCTCCGCCCCCGCTGAGACAAAGGAGAGtagcagctaatgttagcctctGCTACAGTTTGCTGTCATAGCACATATACTCTCCTCTTCTCCTGAATGgggggacagagttgctccgtcagtaagcggctacaggacgctgttgtgttagctgtggtcgAGCAAGGTAGAAAGTGAATGAAGTGAGGGAgtgctgacagtaagaaagacGGTGAATCAGGTCagtaaaacgttattttctgattgtttcacagcggttacctTCAACAGCataaataaacttccccacacacctccacccaaccctgcagctcagcctcaaacctctgaatctgaaacgcTGGCGTGCTGTTTAAAACATAGCAGCAACGTTATTATGCTGGTTTGCTTGGTTCAATGTAAGAAAGCAAAGTGTCCTTTATGGCTATGATGGTGATCTTTGTATTAAAGAGTCGTATGTTTCACATCTGGTGGAGCCGAGCCCTCAGTCTGTGCCGTCACACAaagacagtgaaccaggtgaaaacTGCACTACACTCCTtatgtattccttttttttgctttaatctcTGTGACTTTCAGTTTATCTTTCAACCATTACAGTAGATAACATAACATTTGTGGAGCTTTTAAAATTGAGTATATTTCCTTACAGAATCTGCACTGTTATAATGATTTGACAAAGAACCAAAATAAATTATGGTTattgaaaaatgacaataaaagggCTTAATATTATCACAGAGTGTTAGGACAAAGCACAAATTGAACTCACCTCCCGTGTatcgtgtttgtgtgtgcgtgtgtatgtgtgtgtcagagcatTTTCTGGTTACCAAATTAGCAGTGGTACAGTACTATTTTGTGCTTGCAGAGCTACTGCAATGTAGAGCAGAATTTATTTCCAGAGAGAGCTTcactttgttatttttgtcagtACATCTTTTGACAGCCTGTTTTAAGTTCTTGAAACATTTGTATTGTTTCATGTGTTCAAATGATGCAGACTTGTATGCAGTATGTCTCGGCTTATAATTGATAAAATGTTGTTAACCATGACAAATATTAGTGTCCACATCAATACTTACACTTCATCAGTTTGACAGCTTTTATGAAAGACAAGCAGCCACAGACCATCTATACATCTATATCTCTACTTTTATACATCTAAATCTACAGTGAGGAGCTTGTCATTCATCTGAACAGGAAATAATTTCATTACCAGGTGACAATTATAACAAAGTTATGCTAAATTATTGCTTATTATGATTTTGGCCTTAGAAACTCTAGCCAGACGTATCTCTGTTTAAACAGCAGGCTACATGATGATAATGGTCACAATGTAGCAGAGCATGCATCTGTATTTTGTGAGGGCGGATATGCATGTGTTGTTAGAATTTAGTTAGCATTAATACTTTGAATGAACAGTCCATCTTTTCAAAAtatcaaattcaaatatatgaaataagtCATAAAAAGTTGACCTCAACTGCAAAATTTTGTTGCACTCATAAAACTGCTATAAATTAACCAATATTTGTCATTTACTGTCCATTAATCCAAATGAGACTGTCTACCCACTTGTTTTAAATCCTAAAAATGGATTACCAAACATTACTCAGTGTTTGTGGAGTAAAGGCAGTGACAGTAATACTctcatttttaacaattttaaaaacagtggTGACTGAAAAAGCATacaagtgattttaatgtgtgttctttttacAGGGTCCAGTGCTGTGAcaactgtgtttgtgcagaaagGGAAGAATTTACATCTGGATGTTAACAAACCTGTTGTTCTAGGAAAATATGATGAATTTAGGTGGAGATTCAATGACACTCACAGTATAGTGAGATTATTTCCTGATAAACCACTAAGAATAGTTGACCCTTATGAAGGAAGGGTTGAGTTTTCTGTACAAAGTCACTCTTTGTTTTTGAAGAATGTACAACACAGCGACAGTGGAGATTACACTGCACTCTTAACTGGAGACAAAAACCAACCTCTAGCTGAATACAAGGTCATAATTCAAGGTAGGTTTCTTCAGATTTCAAACACTGATACACATTATTACCCTGTTTTATAACCCTTCACACATACCTTTTGTCCCCTAGATCCAGTGTCTCcagttcagctgtcagtgaaGTCTGTGTCTAACAGCAGAGAGTCCTGTAGCCTCACTGTGACCTGCAGTACAGAGGACTCTTTCATCAGCTTCACTTTTAGATGTGACAACCAAACCTGCAatcaggagggaggagagcagtCAGAGAACACAACCTCTGGTTCTTCTCTCCGTGTCTACCTGTTCAATGACTCCATTatctgtaaccatagtaaccagGTCAGCTGGACCAGAGACATGAAGGAGATttggcctctctgctctctaacTGCTGGTGAGGCTAAAAGACTATGAGGGtcaacacattaacattttcttACCATTCAGAAAACTGTTTGTTACAGAGCCCCAAAAGGGCcatagagagaaaaataatataaattgaTGCAATGTTTTACTACATCAAGCACTCAAAATGCTGATGTGTGAGGACGAGATCCAATGGGTTCCCATGCTTTGGTTAATTCGTCTGCATGAGATAATTGTATACAGTACAGAGAGCAGACCATAAACAGACCAGCCTTTCTCCTCACAGCATGAAGTGACACCTCAGTATTTCTTATACTTTTGGTATTGATACTTTTTGAGTAAATGCATTTCCAATGCCAGGATGAAGTGACTGAGGAGGATGTTAAAAATGGCAAGGGGGCATTTTTTTCATCAACTGAAATCCATGGATTTAACCCGGCAATAGTCTCTGatagacaaaacaacaacataatgtTATTGTTTCAAATTCAAAGAATACCTTTCTTAATCAGAGCAGAGCTAAATAAATTTAGAATTTTTGAATGGATGTCTTTCAAAAACAGCAGGGGGAGATGCATGGAAACAGCTGTTTGTGCTCTGGGGAGTCTGTTGTGCTGGCTGGCTCTATATTTACAATTATCTCATGTGCATGAATTACCCTAAACAAAGGAACAAAGGTCTTGTGGACATGCAACAGAATTGTTCATGCTCAATGTAAAAAAACTGGTTTAACtacatttgtttgcttttttgccCATGACCCCTTGGGGGCTCTGTAGTTTGTAGCTAAAACGTTCTTAAAAGATATCAATATAGGATTTTTTGGAACATAATCACATGTAAACATTTCTGATGAATTGTTCTTGTTCATTTTCCGGTACTCATGGGGGTTCAACAGTACCAACTGTGATCGTGATTGTGATCGTGATCGTTATCATGGCCTTCATTTTCCTTGTCTGCATAATCATATGTAAGTCCCAGTGTATATTTCAGCATAAGAGTAATAATGTTATTCAAATCTTCATACATGTTTGTATATGAATTCCATCACTGAGGCACAGTATACCCACCCAATATATGACATTAAGCCCCATGAGATGTAAAGATAAAGTGGAGTAATGGCATCTTGAACAGAGAATAAAGTCTCactacctctgtgtgtgttgcaatCTGAGgttctctgttctttgttttgataGCCGGTCCAGCAGCGTGTGTATGTTAGTACATATGATTTTCTCTTTATCCTTTGGGTCCATTTCTGGCCATCCTGGCGTGAATGGCCAGAAATGTTTCACCAGCCAAAATATAGCAAGCAAGAATGAGTTGATGGACCAATCAAATCCACTTATCTGGCAACCAACATAATCACGCCTCTCAGCGACACATGTGTTTACATGCAAGTTGCAAGAATGGAAGGtcagaaaaaagggaaaggtggagcagagaaggtgagaaaatgaaaagccCGGATATCACGGATGCTGCAAAATGCTGCAAAATAAGCGACATGTTAACCAGGAGGGCTGGTCAGTCAAGAACGCTTTAGACTGCTGGTATAAAATAGTAAAACTGGGCTATGCCAGCACTCAGTTATGCCACATAACTGAGGCAAAGTGTGTAGCCTGATGGCAAAACAGGCTACAGTAACATAACACAATGATGAAGGTCAGTAGCTTCAATTTTGTCTTATACAAGCGATatccataaaaaacaaatagagAACTTGTTGGTCCGTCccaaattaatgtattttgtaatttggATAACTTTCCTCCCCAATAGTGGC
This genomic interval from Scomber scombrus chromosome 11, fScoSco1.1, whole genome shotgun sequence contains the following:
- the LOC133990069 gene encoding uncharacterized protein LOC133990069; this encodes MAHIVLLVVFCVLYSWQIQGSSAVTTVFVQKGKNLHLDVNKPVVLGKYDEFRWRFNDTHSIVRLFPDKPLRIVDPYEGRVEFSVQSHSLFLKNVQHSDSGDYTALLTGDKNQPLAEYKVIIQDPVSPVQLSVKSVSNSRESCSLTVTCSTEDSFISFTFRCDNQTCNQEGGEQSENTTSGSSLRVYLFNDSIICNHSNQVSWTRDMKEIWPLCSLTADTNEGRRIAIGIVIPVFLLCICCLYRRITNQQKRKNSENPIYESIQDINLNQTPNPNATEDASGLSPTSTYALLGHSTAPVQSTETVNTPKPETIYCML